The following are encoded in a window of Gossypium raimondii isolate GPD5lz chromosome 13, ASM2569854v1, whole genome shotgun sequence genomic DNA:
- the LOC105784516 gene encoding peroxidase 3 produces the protein MAGTSSARIVLVVVFGVLALIGSAQAQLQMNFYASSCPKAEQIVLDYVKQHIPNAPSLAASFLRMHFHDCIVRGCDASVLLNSTSGQAEKNAVPNLTLRGFDFIERVKSLLEAECPGVVSCADILTLVARDSVVTTGGPFWNVPTGRRDGVISNITEANTNIPSPFHNFTTLLTLFSNQGLNLTDLVLLSGGHTIGISHCPAVSRRLYNSTGPGGIDPTMDSEYAENLKANKCKTASDNTTILEMDPGSRKTFDLSYYSLLLKRRGLFQSDAALTTDSTSLAFINQLLTSPPQFFFDEFAKAMEKMGRVNVKTGSEGQIRKQCALVNN, from the exons ATGGCAGGAACAAGCTCTGCGAGGATTGTTTTAGTTGTTGTGTTTGGTGTTTTAGCATTGATTGGGTCCGCACAGGCTCAACTGCAGATGAACTTTTATGCCAGCAGCTGTCCTAAAGCCGAGCAGATTGTGCTGGACTATGTTAAACAGCACATCCCTAATGCCCCATCCCTCGCTGCTTCTTTCTTAAGAATGCACTTCCATGATTGCATTGTCAGG GGCTGTGATGCATCAGTGCTTCTAAACTCCACATCTGGCCAAGCAGAGAAGAATGCAGTCCCAAATCTAACACTGAGGGGCTTTGATTTCATTGAAAGAGTGAAGAGCCTCCTCGAAGCCGAATGCCCTGGAGTTGTCTCTTGTGCCGATATCCTCACTTTGGTTGCCAGAGACTCTGTAGTAACCACT GGAGGTCCATTTTGGAATGTTCCAACAGGAAGAAGAGACGGTGTGATATCCAATATCACCGAAGCAAATACCAACATTCCAAGCCCTTTCCACAACTTCACTACTCTCCTTACTCTTTTCAGTAACCAAGGACTTAACTTGACCGACTTAGTTCTCCTATCTG GTGGTCACACCATCGGCATATCCCATTGCCCGGCTGTTTCGCGCCGACTGTACAATTCCACCGGCCCCGGCGGAATCGACCCAACCATGGACAGCGAGTACGCTGAAAACCTCAAGGCCAACAAGTGTAAAACCGCGAGCGATAACACCACAATACTTGAGATGGACCCTGGGAGTCGGAAAACCTTCGATCTTAGCTACTACTCACTCTTGCTCAAAAGAAGGGGTCTTTTCCAATCCGATGCTGCTTTAACCACTGATTCAACCAGCTTGGCTTTCATCAACCAGCTCCTTACCAGTCCCCCACAGTTCTTCTTTGATGAGTTTGCCAAAGCCATGGAGAAAATGGGTCGGGTTAATGTTAAGACTGGATCCGAAGGCCAGATCCGGAAGCAATGTGCCCTTGTCAACAACTAA